Proteins from one Lewinella sp. 4G2 genomic window:
- a CDS encoding MmcQ/YjbR family DNA-binding protein codes for MTIDDLREYILAKPHTTEGIPFGPTALVFKVGGKMFGVISLDSEDLRINLKCDPERAIDLRERYPAIRGAWHMNKTHWNSLYIDEGDLRQDLVFELIDHSHDLVVAKMTKKLRTELGL; via the coding sequence ATGACCATCGACGACCTCCGGGAATACATCCTGGCCAAACCTCATACAACGGAAGGCATCCCCTTCGGCCCCACCGCCCTGGTCTTCAAGGTAGGCGGAAAGATGTTCGGGGTCATCAGCCTCGACAGTGAAGACCTCCGCATCAACCTGAAGTGTGACCCCGAACGCGCGATCGACCTCCGCGAACGCTACCCGGCCATCCGCGGCGCCTGGCATATGAATAAGACCCACTGGAACAGCCTCTACATCGACGAGGGTGACCTCCGCCAGGACCTCGTCTTCGAACTGATCGACCACAGCCACGATCTCGTCGTTGCCAAGATGACGAAGAAACTCCGAACTGAGTTGGGGCTGTAA
- a CDS encoding DoxX family protein gives MNKQKIGLILLGLVGFALLGSGVIKFVKPAEFAAEMNGNTMAPYILGVVELIALAALAIPRTRLLGVILAASYWGGAMAFSWLHAGEMPIAPIVLSVLTYVGAYLYRPSLGDGSPTTQVI, from the coding sequence ATGAATAAGCAAAAAATTGGTCTCATCCTCCTCGGCCTCGTTGGCTTCGCCCTCCTGGGTTCTGGCGTTATTAAATTCGTGAAGCCAGCAGAATTTGCGGCGGAGATGAATGGCAACACCATGGCTCCCTATATTCTGGGCGTCGTGGAACTCATTGCTCTGGCCGCCCTCGCCATTCCCCGGACAAGGCTCCTGGGAGTGATCCTCGCCGCCAGCTACTGGGGTGGAGCGATGGCCTTTAGCTGGCTCCACGCCGGTGAGATGCCCATCGCCCCAATCGTCCTCAGCGTACTGACTTACGTTGGTGCCTACCTCTACCGCCCCAGCCTGGGCGACGGCAGCCCGACCACCCAGGTAATTTAG
- a CDS encoding amidohydrolase family protein produces MKATHFLFTLLLALSLAPAAAQKTTYLHCGRIIDGVGNNLTERTIVVTDERITDVRAGYQPAGAGVEIIDLKTSTVLPGLIDLHVHVEQQSSPGSYMERFTMDPADVALRATTYLDKTLMAGFTTVRDLGGTGVNVSLRSAVNKGYIRGPRIFTAEKSIASTGGHADPSNGRNSELSFDAGPEAGVINSSDEAYKAVRTRYQRGADCIKITATGGVLSVAKDGQGPQFRTEEIEAIVAAAKDYGMHTAAHAHGKEGMERAIRAGITTIEHGTYMDEETMDLMIEYGTIYVPTLLAGAFVAEKAEIPGYFPAVIVPKARTIGPALITTFGRAYEHGVKIAFGTDSGVSAHGDNAKEFALMVEAGMPEMEAINSATSVAAEVLGRQDDLGQIKPGYLADIVAVKGNPLNNITALEQVHFVMKEGQRVK; encoded by the coding sequence ATGAAAGCTACCCATTTTCTCTTCACGCTGCTCCTTGCCCTTTCCCTCGCACCCGCGGCAGCGCAAAAAACGACTTACCTGCACTGCGGCCGCATCATCGATGGTGTCGGCAATAACCTGACCGAACGGACGATCGTGGTAACGGACGAACGCATTACCGACGTCCGGGCCGGCTACCAACCCGCCGGTGCCGGAGTAGAAATTATTGATCTGAAGACTTCTACCGTGCTGCCTGGCCTCATTGATCTGCACGTACACGTCGAGCAGCAATCCAGCCCCGGCTCCTACATGGAGCGGTTTACGATGGACCCGGCCGACGTGGCCCTCCGCGCTACGACCTACCTCGACAAAACCCTGATGGCCGGCTTTACGACCGTCCGGGATTTGGGTGGGACCGGCGTCAACGTCTCCCTTCGGAGTGCCGTGAACAAAGGATACATTCGGGGGCCACGCATCTTTACCGCCGAAAAATCGATCGCCAGCACGGGTGGCCACGCCGACCCTTCTAACGGTCGCAACAGCGAGCTTTCCTTCGACGCCGGACCGGAAGCGGGCGTCATCAACAGTTCCGACGAAGCGTACAAAGCGGTCCGTACCCGCTACCAACGGGGGGCGGACTGCATCAAAATTACCGCGACCGGCGGCGTCCTCAGCGTAGCGAAAGACGGGCAGGGGCCGCAATTCAGAACCGAAGAAATTGAAGCCATCGTTGCCGCCGCCAAAGATTACGGGATGCACACGGCCGCCCACGCTCACGGAAAGGAAGGAATGGAGCGCGCCATTCGGGCCGGTATCACCACCATCGAGCACGGTACTTACATGGACGAAGAAACCATGGATCTGATGATTGAATACGGAACGATTTACGTCCCTACCCTCCTCGCCGGTGCCTTCGTGGCCGAGAAAGCGGAGATCCCCGGCTACTTCCCCGCCGTGATCGTACCTAAAGCGCGGACGATCGGCCCGGCCCTCATTACCACCTTTGGGCGCGCCTACGAACACGGAGTCAAGATTGCCTTCGGAACCGACAGCGGCGTCAGTGCCCACGGCGACAACGCCAAGGAGTTTGCCCTCATGGTGGAGGCCGGCATGCCGGAAATGGAGGCCATCAACAGCGCGACCTCGGTAGCAGCCGAAGTGCTGGGGCGGCAGGATGATCTGGGTCAAATCAAGCCAGGGTATTTGGCCGACATAGTCGCCGTAAAGGGCAACCCACTCAATAATATCACCGCCCTGGAGCAGGTCCATTTCGTCATGAAGGAGGGCCAACGGGTGAAGTAA